GATCCCCACGCTGCGCAGGTGGCCCGTGAGAACTTTGCAGCTGCAGGCCTCTCCGAAAAAGTGCAGCTGATCGAAGGAGACGCCATCCAGACCATGAAAGGACTGCTGGGTCAGGGCACTTTCGACTTCGTGTTCATCGACGGGCACAAGAGCCAGTACCCCGAGTACTACGAATTCACCATGCGCATGGTGCGCCCCGGCAGCCTGATCGTGCTGGACAACGTGGTGCAACAGGGCAAGGTGCTCGACAGCAGCCTCAGGGACATCCACCACCGCAAGGTTCGGGAACTGAATGCCTTCATTGGCGTTGACCCCCGTGTGGAAGCCATCATGGTTCCAACCTTCACCGCCAAGGGCCTGGATGGTTTTCTGGTGGTGCGGGTGAAGTAGTGGCGGGCCGCCGGCTCGCCCTACGCCCCCCCTCCCTGCACTCGCTTCGCTTGTGCTGTCCCCCTTCAACAGGGACTTTCTTGTCTGCAAGAGCAAAATGTCTAAGGCACCCTGGCCCGCATGCCATCAAAAGCCAGACGCACCCTATCGGGAAGTCTGGCTTCACCTTTTGAAACCCGTCTGGCGTCGATGTCATGGCTCATGTGGGTGAAAATGACCTGCTTTGCGGACTTCACTGCAGCCAGCTGCAGAGCCTCCTGAATGTCGTAAACGCTCCGGTACTGCATGGGGTAAGGTTCCTGCCAGAAGGAGGTGCCCAGAATCAGCAGATCCAGATCCATCATGTGGGTCTGTTCGGTTTCCTCAGGGATGTTGATGCTGTCCGGGCAATACACCCACGAAAAATCTGGACGGTCAAAACGGTACGCATAACTGAACCCGTTGGCACCATGTGGCACCCCGAAGGTGCTGACCTGATAACCTTCCAGCTGCAGACCAGAAGCCACAGGCTTCAGCCAGTCTGGCAGTTTCACGTAGGAAAAGCGGGCTTTGACCATCGGGATGACCTCTTCTGGAGCGTACATGGGCAGGTCACCCCTGGCATAAATTCTGTAATCCAGGAGGTCTCCAAGGCCCAGCACATGGTCATTGTGGGCATGGGTGATCAGCAGCTGATGAATTTCAGTGAAGCCCTCTCGAGTGGTCTGGGCATGAAAATCCGGGCCAGCATCAATGAGGGTGTTCTGTTCTCCCTGAATGAGCAGGCTGGAACGGGTTCTGCGATTGACCCCTGTCTTCCTGGCTTCAGTGCAGATTTCACATTCACAGTAATATCTCGGAACACCTTTTGAATCCGAGGTGCCCATGAAAACAAGTTCTGGCACTTGATCTCCTTGAAAAACAACAACAAGAGAGTCCAGTGACTCCATCTTGA
Above is a genomic segment from Deinococcus cellulosilyticus NBRC 106333 = KACC 11606 containing:
- a CDS encoding O-methyltransferase → MTEETLLALDSYIQKHYAHEDRVLREILSRSEAAGLRNIQLSPAQAKLLHLLVKVHGAKRILEVGTLGGYSGTWLARALPEDGKLITLEIDPHAAQVARENFAAAGLSEKVQLIEGDAIQTMKGLLGQGTFDFVFIDGHKSQYPEYYEFTMRMVRPGSLIVLDNVVQQGKVLDSSLRDIHHRKVRELNAFIGVDPRVEAIMVPTFTAKGLDGFLVVRVK
- a CDS encoding MBL fold metallo-hydrolase, yielding MPELVFMGTSDSKGVPRYYCECEICTEARKTGVNRRTRSSLLIQGEQNTLIDAGPDFHAQTTREGFTEIHQLLITHAHNDHVLGLGDLLDYRIYARGDLPMYAPEEVIPMVKARFSYVKLPDWLKPVASGLQLEGYQVSTFGVPHGANGFSYAYRFDRPDFSWVYCPDSINIPEETEQTHMMDLDLLILGTSFWQEPYPMQYRSVYDIQEALQLAAVKSAKQVIFTHMSHDIDARRVSKGEARLPDRVRLAFDGMRARVP